In Desulfovibrio sp., a single genomic region encodes these proteins:
- a CDS encoding N-acetylneuraminate synthase family protein, producing the protein MKLIDIFDVPAPETRIPVPYVIAEAGVNHEGSMEIARRLIDEAAEGGAQAIKFQTYKAGTLASKDSPAYWDTNKEPTSSQYELFKKHDSFWKNEFEALKKHCDAVGIAFMSTPFDVESAHFLNDLMDVFKISSSDITNKPFIRTLCDFGKPILLSTGAAHLHEIAEAVEWIEEKGNKLALLHCVLNYPTADENAALGMIPALKRHFPQHAIGYSDHTLPKDMHILETATLLGARVLEKHFTHDKTLPGNDHYHAMDKHDLRHFFERLAGTLTSVGEMSLRALPEEEPARRHARRSLVTARVVPAGTVISAADLTWKRPAHGISPRNYDEVIGMRARRDLDEDTVLHWSDLDNGDRA; encoded by the coding sequence ATGAAACTCATAGACATATTTGATGTTCCTGCCCCTGAAACGCGCATTCCCGTGCCCTATGTCATCGCCGAAGCCGGGGTGAACCACGAGGGCAGCATGGAAATCGCCCGCAGGCTGATTGACGAGGCCGCAGAGGGCGGCGCGCAGGCCATCAAGTTTCAGACGTACAAGGCGGGCACCCTGGCCTCCAAGGATTCCCCGGCCTATTGGGACACCAACAAGGAACCCACCAGCAGTCAGTACGAGCTCTTCAAAAAGCACGATTCCTTCTGGAAGAACGAGTTTGAAGCCCTGAAGAAGCACTGCGACGCGGTGGGCATAGCCTTCATGTCCACGCCCTTTGACGTTGAATCTGCCCATTTTCTCAATGATCTTATGGATGTGTTCAAAATTTCCTCTTCAGACATCACCAACAAGCCCTTTATCCGCACCCTGTGCGACTTTGGCAAGCCCATCCTGCTTTCCACCGGCGCGGCGCACCTGCATGAAATTGCGGAGGCAGTGGAGTGGATTGAAGAAAAGGGCAACAAGCTGGCCCTGCTGCACTGCGTGCTCAACTACCCCACGGCGGACGAAAACGCGGCCCTGGGCATGATTCCGGCGCTCAAGCGGCATTTCCCGCAGCACGCCATAGGGTATTCCGACCACACGCTGCCCAAGGACATGCATATTCTTGAAACCGCCACCCTGCTTGGCGCGCGCGTGCTGGAGAAGCATTTTACCCATGACAAGACCCTGCCCGGCAACGACCACTATCATGCCATGGACAAGCACGACCTGCGGCACTTTTTTGAGCGCCTTGCGGGAACGCTCACCAGCGTGGGTGAAATGAGCCTGCGCGCCCTGCCGGAAGAAGAACCCGCCCGTCGCCACGCCCGTCGCTCGCTGGTCACGGCCCGCGTCGTGCCTGCCGGCACGGTCATCAGCGCCGCCGACCTTACCTGGAAGCGTCCTGCCCACGGCATTTCGCCGCGCAACTATGACGAAGTCATCGGCATGCGCGCGCGTCGTGATCTGGATGAAGACACTGTGTTGCACTGGTCTGATCTGGACAATGGCGACAGGGCCTGA
- a CDS encoding LIC12162 family transferase, producing the protein MSQESRILVLGRMPRGVEPETHRPAGVWCFVEQEEFFPAWDKRFTFPPEPLTDVHAVEHACKCAQALCADSIVPLAAELCSHSEDLPAAYWETLLAPWAINMASQIVERWGRVKAMAEAWGGEAMHVPLLPPDSHFVFWTEPDFTLHGALGHSFNHWLFSRLFEAYFHDGWPEKWTYEYLPPVRREYGAEERPSGKARLLHMARKAMLRLPFPRLKGLSWKQSLRFSLSLLHRSRGQDQSQPLSSYGKAATGMDAGLPECLDLMALYRAGMPESLRALRHPGSLSASLLGPRLRVPSVLAYEDAEYRQKLAVWRGRGHRLMYVQHGGNYGQVRCACDTAMVEYAQHAFATWGWSEHGSSRGNFIPEPYPQLARLKKRWHGQDGYTLLLVGTEMPGYGYRLDAHPTPLQLVEYRRDKLRFFEALGRTLQSCSQYRPYFTLPGSLRDADWLLERIPQVRLSTGPLQPQLLSCRLLVVDHNCTTTLEALVANVPTILYWRRDVWPVTPQSDALLDVLTRAGILFATPEEAAAKAAEVWEDPRAWWSRTAVQDARRAFCALQALTVKGNENHYWIQTLKSL; encoded by the coding sequence ATGAGTCAGGAAAGCCGCATACTTGTTCTCGGGCGCATGCCCCGTGGAGTGGAACCGGAGACGCACCGGCCCGCCGGGGTGTGGTGTTTTGTGGAGCAGGAGGAGTTTTTTCCCGCCTGGGACAAGCGTTTCACTTTTCCGCCGGAGCCGCTGACGGACGTGCATGCCGTTGAGCATGCCTGCAAGTGCGCTCAGGCCCTGTGCGCGGACAGCATCGTTCCGCTGGCTGCGGAGCTCTGCTCCCACAGTGAAGACCTGCCCGCCGCCTACTGGGAAACCCTGCTGGCTCCCTGGGCCATTAACATGGCCTCGCAGATCGTCGAGCGCTGGGGCCGCGTCAAGGCCATGGCCGAGGCCTGGGGCGGGGAAGCCATGCACGTTCCCCTGCTGCCACCGGACAGCCATTTCGTCTTCTGGACGGAGCCGGATTTCACGCTGCACGGCGCCCTTGGTCATTCCTTCAACCACTGGCTGTTTTCGCGTCTTTTTGAAGCGTATTTTCACGACGGCTGGCCCGAAAAATGGACATACGAATACCTGCCGCCCGTGCGGCGTGAGTACGGAGCGGAGGAGCGCCCCAGCGGCAAGGCCCGCTTGCTCCATATGGCCCGCAAGGCCATGCTGCGCCTGCCTTTCCCCAGGCTCAAGGGACTAAGCTGGAAGCAGAGCCTGCGCTTTTCGCTGTCGCTGCTGCACAGGAGCCGGGGGCAGGATCAGTCCCAGCCTTTGTCTTCTTACGGCAAGGCTGCCACTGGCATGGACGCGGGTCTGCCGGAATGCCTCGATCTTATGGCCCTGTATCGTGCGGGTATGCCCGAATCGCTGCGTGCGCTGCGTCATCCAGGAAGCCTGAGCGCCAGTCTGCTTGGGCCCCGGTTGCGCGTGCCCAGCGTGCTGGCGTATGAAGATGCCGAGTACCGGCAAAAGCTGGCCGTCTGGCGCGGGCGCGGGCACAGGCTCATGTATGTGCAGCACGGCGGCAATTACGGTCAGGTGCGCTGCGCCTGCGACACGGCCATGGTGGAATATGCGCAGCATGCCTTTGCCACCTGGGGCTGGAGCGAACACGGCAGCAGCCGGGGAAATTTCATTCCCGAGCCTTATCCGCAGCTGGCGCGCCTCAAAAAGCGCTGGCACGGGCAGGACGGGTATACGCTCTTGCTGGTGGGCACGGAAATGCCGGGCTACGGTTACAGGCTGGATGCCCATCCGACCCCCCTGCAACTGGTGGAATACCGGCGCGACAAGCTGCGCTTCTTTGAGGCTTTGGGGCGGACATTGCAAAGCTGCTCGCAGTACCGGCCCTATTTCACGCTGCCGGGCTCCCTGCGCGACGCGGACTGGCTGCTGGAGCGCATCCCCCAGGTGCGGTTGTCCACCGGGCCTTTGCAGCCCCAACTGCTTTCCTGCCGTCTGCTGGTTGTTGACCACAACTGTACAACAACCCTTGAGGCCCTGGTGGCCAATGTGCCCACCATTCTGTACTGGAGGCGAGATGTCTGGCCCGTGACTCCGCAAAGTGACGCCCTGCTGGACGTGCTGACCCGTGCGGGCATACTGTTTGCCACGCCGGAAGAAGCCGCCGCCAAGGCTGCGGAAGTTTGGGAAGACCCGCGCGCATGGTGGAGCCGCACAGCCGTGCAGGACGCCCGCCGCGCTTTTTGCGCCCTTCAGGCCTTGACGGTCAAGGGCAACGAGAACCATTACTGGATCCAAACGCTGAAGAGTCTGTAA
- a CDS encoding SEL1-like repeat protein — protein MQIRVSALVLLVALSFSFLLLPQGAARADDGESLRLVQAALNKSDFDEAVKLLKPLVDSGNAEALYVMGRLILDGKGVKKNRTRAAEFFRLAAEKGDLSAMNSWATALVSGDGVPRNYREAARWFRKAADQGLAMAQYNLGYLYAYGRGVNKDESAAIDWYSRAANQGLASAQYSLGWTYLNGSGENQSDTKAAHWFEKAAEQDHAKAQNNLAFMYAEGRGYAQDPAKALQWYTRSAEQGYAEAQYNLGFMYEQGRGVPQDYTKAVDWYRKAAEQNEPAAQYSLGLMYDQGTGVPRNLSEANRWYNLAAKNGDPDAKAVLRAQNNKPQPVRKAPVPSKPVKKEKKPQ, from the coding sequence ATGCAAATTCGTGTATCTGCCCTGGTTTTACTGGTGGCCCTGAGTTTTTCGTTTCTGTTGTTGCCGCAGGGCGCGGCCCGCGCCGATGACGGTGAAAGCCTGCGCCTGGTGCAGGCCGCATTGAATAAGAGCGATTTTGACGAGGCCGTAAAGCTGCTCAAACCCCTTGTGGACAGCGGCAATGCCGAAGCCCTCTACGTCATGGGCCGTCTTATTCTGGACGGCAAAGGCGTGAAGAAAAACCGCACCCGCGCGGCGGAATTCTTTCGTCTGGCGGCGGAAAAGGGCGACCTGAGCGCCATGAACTCATGGGCCACGGCCCTTGTTTCCGGCGATGGCGTGCCGCGCAATTATCGCGAGGCTGCCCGCTGGTTCCGCAAGGCGGCCGACCAGGGCCTTGCCATGGCCCAGTACAATCTCGGTTATCTCTACGCCTACGGGCGTGGCGTCAACAAGGACGAAAGCGCCGCCATCGACTGGTACAGCCGCGCCGCCAACCAGGGCCTGGCTTCTGCCCAGTACTCCCTTGGCTGGACGTACCTGAACGGCAGTGGTGAAAACCAGAGCGACACCAAGGCCGCGCACTGGTTTGAAAAAGCCGCCGAGCAGGATCACGCCAAGGCCCAGAACAACCTTGCCTTTATGTACGCCGAGGGGCGGGGCTATGCGCAGGATCCGGCAAAGGCCCTGCAATGGTATACCCGTTCGGCTGAACAGGGGTACGCTGAAGCGCAGTATAATCTTGGCTTTATGTACGAGCAGGGCCGTGGCGTGCCGCAGGACTATACCAAGGCCGTGGACTGGTACCGCAAGGCTGCCGAACAGAACGAACCCGCTGCCCAGTACAGCCTTGGCCTCATGTATGATCAGGGCACGGGCGTGCCGCGCAATCTGAGCGAGGCGAACCGCTGGTATAATCTGGCAGCCAAGAATGGCGATCCTGATGCCAAGGCTGTTTTGCGTGCGCAGAATAATAAGCCCCAGCCTGTTCGTAAGGCTCCCGTGCCGAGCAAACCAGTGAAAAAAGAAAAAAAGCCGCAATAA
- a CDS encoding 4Fe-4S dicluster domain-containing protein — protein MTEHIQVVPDKCRACRRCEVACIAAHHGMSFKEAMKHRDELVSRVQVVKADGFKTTVRCHQCPHAPCVNVCPTGALQQDEKGRIIMRVQYCVACKMCMAACPYGTITMETIGMPSVDGEDGETLAQRARREVAVRCDMCRAWRMENGKRITACMEACPAHALSLVLADGTVVEVPKPEKKAVESASGSEAGADAPAAGTAAPEAPKVEVAPAVAPENTKADAAVAVVAPETPKVEAAPAVAPETPKADVAMTEAAPVVEAAAPEAPKVETAAEAAEPVVEAAPEAPAEQPVASEAKADAKEVSKGETQESAPAESAPKAEAPAAQKPVVPADKKPAAPAAKKSAPKAGKKAGKKGGKK, from the coding sequence ATGACTGAACATATCCAGGTCGTACCCGACAAATGCCGCGCCTGTCGCCGCTGTGAAGTGGCATGTATCGCTGCTCACCACGGCATGAGCTTCAAGGAAGCCATGAAGCACCGCGACGAACTGGTGTCGCGCGTGCAGGTGGTAAAGGCAGACGGCTTCAAGACAACGGTGCGCTGCCACCAGTGCCCCCACGCGCCCTGCGTGAACGTGTGCCCTACAGGGGCGCTCCAGCAGGACGAAAAAGGGCGCATCATCATGCGCGTCCAGTACTGCGTGGCCTGCAAGATGTGTATGGCCGCCTGCCCCTACGGCACCATAACGATGGAAACCATCGGCATGCCGTCGGTGGACGGTGAGGACGGCGAAACCCTGGCCCAGCGGGCCCGCCGCGAAGTGGCCGTGCGTTGCGATATGTGCCGCGCCTGGCGTATGGAAAACGGCAAGCGCATCACCGCCTGCATGGAAGCCTGCCCTGCCCACGCCCTTTCGCTGGTGCTGGCCGACGGCACTGTAGTGGAAGTGCCCAAGCCGGAAAAGAAGGCAGTGGAGTCTGCCTCCGGCAGCGAGGCTGGCGCTGATGCGCCTGCGGCTGGAACGGCTGCGCCTGAAGCACCCAAGGTTGAAGTGGCCCCGGCGGTTGCTCCTGAAAATACCAAGGCTGATGCTGCTGTGGCTGTGGTCGCCCCTGAAACTCCAAAGGTTGAAGCGGCCCCTGCGGTTGCGCCTGAAACGCCCAAGGCTGACGTTGCTATGACGGAAGCGGCCCCTGTGGTTGAAGCGGCTGCGCCTGAAGCGCCCAAGGTTGAAACTGCAGCCGAAGCTGCGGAACCCGTTGTGGAAGCCGCTCCTGAAGCTCCGGCCGAACAGCCTGTTGCTTCTGAAGCCAAGGCCGATGCCAAGGAAGTTTCAAAGGGTGAAACCCAGGAATCAGCCCCTGCCGAAAGCGCGCCCAAGGCCGAAGCCCCTGCGGCCCAAAAGCCTGTGGTTCCTGCTGACAAAAAGCCTGCGGCTCCTGCGGCCAAAAAATCCGCTCCCAAGGCTGGCAAAAAAGCAGGCAAAAAGGGCGGCAAAAAATAA
- a CDS encoding hydrogenase maturation nickel metallochaperone HypA, giving the protein MHEASLVQGLLDICLKALDEHNAAHPENRVERISKVECQLGLIACVEAQTLEACFELFAEGTPAEGAQLLLQTAPLPCRCTECSHEFSLTQRHFVCPSCGGENIHFNGGHGLTLMALHVAPEETDHD; this is encoded by the coding sequence ATGCATGAGGCGAGTCTGGTTCAGGGGCTGCTGGACATCTGTCTGAAAGCCCTGGACGAGCACAATGCGGCCCACCCGGAAAACCGGGTGGAGCGCATCAGCAAGGTGGAATGCCAGCTTGGGCTCATCGCCTGTGTGGAAGCGCAAACCCTTGAGGCCTGCTTTGAACTCTTTGCGGAAGGCACCCCGGCCGAGGGCGCACAACTGCTGTTGCAGACAGCGCCCCTGCCCTGTCGCTGTACCGAGTGCAGCCATGAATTCAGCCTGACGCAACGGCATTTCGTCTGCCCCAGTTGCGGCGGCGAAAACATCCACTTCAACGGGGGCCACGGACTTACCCTGATGGCCCTGCACGTTGCACCCGAGGAAACGGACCATGACTGA
- a CDS encoding nickel-dependent hydrogenase large subunit produces MTKTFTMPLGPVHVALEEPVYFNLTVDGEIVRHVELTSGHVHRGMEAMATQRNLIKNVTLTERVCSLCSNSHSFTYSMAVENVLGITIPARARYLRVLAEEIKRISSHLFNTAIQAHIIGFKSLFMHVMEVREMMQDLKETVYGNRMNLAANCIGGVKYNVNAELLDYMRNMLDKVEPQVDEIREIYDSNSMVLARTRGLGLLPNEDAIRLGVVGPVARGSGLHLDVRKDSPYAAYPDVDFKTVVEQGCCIHARTMVRLHEIFESFGIIRQCIARVPDGEVTAPMRQIRTAEACARSEAPRGEVFYYIRTNGTDMPARLKWRVPSYMNWEALGVMMRDCNVSDVALITNSIDPCVSCTER; encoded by the coding sequence ATGACCAAAACCTTTACCATGCCCCTCGGCCCTGTGCATGTGGCCCTTGAGGAACCGGTATACTTCAATCTGACTGTGGACGGCGAAATAGTACGCCATGTGGAACTGACCTCGGGCCATGTGCACCGTGGCATGGAGGCCATGGCCACCCAGCGCAACCTGATCAAGAACGTCACGCTCACCGAGCGCGTATGTTCGCTGTGCTCCAACAGCCATTCCTTCACCTACAGCATGGCTGTGGAAAACGTGCTGGGCATCACCATTCCCGCCCGCGCGCGTTACCTGCGCGTGCTGGCGGAGGAAATCAAGCGTATTTCCTCGCATCTGTTCAACACCGCCATCCAGGCCCACATCATCGGCTTCAAGTCGCTGTTCATGCACGTCATGGAAGTGCGAGAAATGATGCAGGACCTGAAGGAAACAGTCTACGGCAACCGCATGAACCTGGCCGCCAACTGCATTGGCGGCGTCAAGTACAATGTGAATGCCGAGCTCCTGGACTACATGCGCAACATGCTGGACAAGGTCGAACCCCAGGTGGACGAAATCCGCGAGATTTATGACTCCAACAGCATGGTTCTGGCCCGTACCCGTGGCCTTGGCCTGCTGCCGAATGAAGACGCCATCCGCCTCGGCGTGGTTGGCCCGGTGGCGCGCGGTTCGGGTCTGCATCTTGATGTGCGCAAGGATTCGCCCTATGCGGCCTATCCTGATGTGGACTTCAAAACCGTTGTGGAACAGGGATGCTGCATTCACGCCCGTACCATGGTGCGCCTGCACGAGATATTCGAATCCTTCGGCATTATCCGTCAGTGCATCGCGCGCGTGCCCGATGGCGAGGTGACGGCCCCCATGCGGCAAATCCGCACGGCCGAGGCCTGCGCCCGCTCCGAAGCGCCGCGCGGCGAGGTGTTCTACTACATCCGCACCAATGGAACGGATATGCCCGCACGGCTCAAGTGGCGCGTGCCTTCCTACATGAACTGGGAGGCCCTGGGCGTGATGATGCGTGACTGCAACGTGTCCGACGTTGCCCTGATCACCAACAGCATTGACCCCTGCGTATCCTGCACGGAACGCTAG
- a CDS encoding NADH-quinone oxidoreductase subunit C translates to MQETIPGNAAVIEGLTALCAAEDDAIHHSTDSFGNAYHWFRLGTPRMLTQGAEILRQADARLAMVTAYNRRQLSEPMQEVCYHFEIQGVIYNMTVTLNGEWPTVPSITPLFANADWHEREMMELYGIQVMGHPNPRRLFLDEELDAGILNEAVPLSIMMNGACTTDLWERILGDKEKRS, encoded by the coding sequence ATGCAAGAGACCATTCCCGGCAACGCCGCCGTCATTGAGGGCCTTACCGCTCTTTGTGCCGCTGAGGACGATGCCATACATCACAGCACCGACAGCTTCGGCAACGCCTATCACTGGTTCCGCCTGGGAACGCCGCGCATGCTCACACAGGGCGCGGAAATCCTCCGCCAGGCCGACGCCCGCCTGGCCATGGTCACGGCCTACAACCGTCGCCAGCTCAGCGAACCCATGCAGGAAGTCTGTTATCACTTTGAGATTCAGGGTGTTATTTACAACATGACTGTCACCCTCAATGGAGAATGGCCCACAGTGCCCTCCATCACGCCGCTGTTCGCCAACGCGGACTGGCATGAAAGAGAAATGATGGAGCTTTACGGCATCCAGGTCATGGGGCACCCCAACCCGCGCCGCCTCTTCCTTGATGAGGAGCTGGACGCAGGCATTCTCAACGAAGCCGTGCCTCTTTCCATCATGATGAACGGGGCCTGCACCACCGACCTGTGGGAACGCATCCTCGGGGACAAGGAGAAGCGGTCATGA
- a CDS encoding 4Fe-4S binding protein, whose amino-acid sequence MAGFLKVLFRNLLEGPSTDPFPLGETFTPDRLRGRAVVDPELCMGCGICRHSCAAGAIHIGQQPDGSGFTITIWQNSCCLCASCRHYCPTGAMSISTDWHTAHTQAEKYNRLEQHTIKYEPCVACGALMRPIPKVLADKLYAWNTEIDPELTRKLCPKCRQIEDAKRNACVLPTATDDTPAATVTSAVPTKD is encoded by the coding sequence ATGGCGGGCTTTCTTAAAGTCTTATTCCGCAACCTGCTTGAAGGCCCCAGCACCGACCCCTTCCCCCTGGGTGAAACCTTTACGCCCGATCGCCTGCGCGGCAGGGCCGTGGTGGACCCGGAACTGTGCATGGGCTGCGGCATCTGCCGCCACTCCTGCGCGGCGGGGGCCATCCACATCGGGCAGCAGCCCGACGGGTCGGGCTTTACCATCACCATCTGGCAAAATTCGTGCTGTCTGTGCGCCTCATGCCGCCACTACTGCCCCACCGGGGCCATGAGCATCAGCACCGACTGGCATACGGCCCATACACAGGCCGAAAAATACAACAGGCTTGAGCAGCACACCATCAAGTATGAACCCTGCGTTGCCTGCGGCGCGCTTATGCGGCCCATACCCAAGGTTCTGGCTGACAAGCTCTATGCCTGGAACACCGAAATTGATCCCGAGCTGACCCGCAAGCTGTGCCCCAAGTGTCGGCAGATTGAAGACGCCAAGCGCAACGCCTGCGTGCTGCCTACGGCCACTGACGACACCCCGGCGGCAACCGTCACTTCGGCAGTGCCCACAAAAGACTAG